From a region of the Gossypium raimondii isolate GPD5lz chromosome 10, ASM2569854v1, whole genome shotgun sequence genome:
- the LOC105777422 gene encoding L-type lectin-domain containing receptor kinase S.4 produces the protein MSLNGVAGITKSGLLRLTNITQDAIGRAFYSSPFQFKNSSNGKAFSFSTAFAFAMAPAYPTLGGGHGLAFVLSPSKQIAGYHSQYLGLHNPSDHHGNNSSNHVFAVEFDTWRNLEFGDKDDNHVGVDLSSMHSNASATAGYFLENSTMQKLNLNSGKVIQAWIDYDSAINRLEVKLSTLSKKPKKSILSFGVDLSPFLHDSMFVGFSASTGKLASSHYILGWSFNMSGEAESLSLPSLPSLPRPKQNYTALILCVIFPAVLLMISLAFISFYLVRNMKNLDMIEAKDLEIGPQRFSYQELKKATKGFKDKELLGFGGFGRVYKGTLPTTNTQVAVKRISHESKQGIREFLSEIYSIGRLRHRNLVQFLGWCQCRGDLLLVYDFMPCGSLDKYLFDEPKQVLSWEHRFKIIKGVASGLLYLHEEWEQTVIHRDIKAGNILLDSELNGRLGDFGLAKLYDHGSNPGSTTVVGTFGYLAPELPRTGKPSTSTDVFAFGALLLEVACGRRPIDPKALPEELILVEWVYEKWQSGAVLEVVDSKLNGDFDECEAILVIKLGLMCSNEVPEARPTMKQVVRYLEGEVALPKLVPSPGGYGRNEGNRSDSIAFEDYVHSYRNSSSACSSAFENQDIDVEAGLTTHINLSRGNGR, from the coding sequence ATGAGCTTAAATGGAGTTGCAGGCATTACAAAGAGTGGGTTACTCCGTTTAACCAATATTACCCAAGATGCAATTGGCAGAGCTTTTTACTCATCTCCTTTTCAGTTCAAGAACTCCAGCAATGGcaaagctttttctttttcaacagcTTTTGCTTTCGCCATGGCTCCTGCGTACCCAACCCTTGGTGGCGGCCATGGCCTTGCTTTTGTTCTTTCTCCTTCAAAACAAATTGCAGGTTATCACAGTCAATATCTAGGCTTGCATAATCCAAGTGATCATCATGGGAATAATTCAAGTAACCATGTTTTTGCAGTAGAGTTTGATACTTGGAGAAATCTAGAGTTTGGTGATAAAGATGATAATCATGTTGGCGTTGATTTGAGTAGCATGCATTCAAATGCTTCAGCTACTGCTGGATATTTCCTTGAGAACTCAacaatgcaaaagttgaatctCAATAGTGGGAAAGTGATTCAAGCTTGGATTGATTATGATTCAGCTATAAATCGATTAGAGGTTAAGCTTTCAACTTTATCTAAGAAACCCAAAAAATCAATCTTGTCCTTTGGTGTTGATCTCTCACCATTTCTCCATGATTCCATGTTTGTGGGGTTTTCAGCTTCAACAGGTAAGCTTGCAAGCTCTCACTACATCTTGGGATGGAGTTTTAACATGAGTGGAGAGGCTGAATCTTTGTCTTTACCTTCTTTACCTTCACTTCCAAGGCCTAAACAAAACTACACTGCCTTGATCCTATGTGTCATATTTCCAGCTGTTCTTTTAATGATATCACTTGCTTTCATCTCGTTTTACCTTGTTAGGAACATGAAGAATTTAGACATGATTGAGGCTAAGGACCTTGAGATTGGTCCTCAAAGGTTTTCTTATCAAGAACTCAAGAAAGCAACAAAGGGTTTCAAAGACAAAGAGCTACTTGGTTTTGGTGGATTTGGCAGAGTTTACAAAGGAACTCTGCCAACCACAAACACTCAAGTTGCTGTCAAACGAATCTCTCATGAATCAAAGCAAGGGATAAGAGAATTCCTGTCTGAGATTTATAGTATCGGTCGTCTTCGCCATAGAAATCTTGTTCAGTTTCTAGGATGGTGTCAATGCAGAGGTGATCTCTTATTAGTCTATGATTTTATGCCTTGTGGTAGCTTGGATAAGTACCTGTTTGATGAGCCAAAACAAGTTCTAAGTTGGGAACATAGGTTCAAGATCATCAAAGGTGTGGCTTCAGGTCTTTTGTATTTGCATGAAGAATGGGAACAAACTGTAATTCATAGAGACATCAAGGCAGGCAATATTCTGCTAGATTCTGAGCTAAATGGAAGACTTGGTGACTTTGGTTTAGCCAAGTTATATGACCACGGCTCGAACCCGGGCTCGACCACGGTGGTTGGCACATTTGGGTACTTGGCACCTGAGCTTCCAAGAACTGGTAAGCCTAGTACAAGTACTGATGTGTTTGCATTTGGTGCACTTTTGCTTGAAGTGGCATGTGGGAGGAGACCTATTGACCCAAAGGCATTGCCTGAGGAGCTGATCTTGGTGGAGTGGGTGTATGAGAAGTGGCAAAGTGGGGCAGTTCTTGAAGTTGTGGATTCAAAATTGAATGGCGACTTTGATGAGTGTGAGGCTATTCTTGTGATTAAACTGGGCTTGATGTGTTCCAATGAAGTGCCAGAGGCGAGGCCTACAATGAAGCAAGTTGTAAGGTACTTGGAGGGGGAAGTGGCACTGCCGAAACTGGTGCCATCACCTGGTGGATATGGTAGAAACGAGGGCAATCGAAGTGACAGTATCGCGTTCGAAGATTATGTGCATTCGTATCGAAATTCATCGTCCGCATGCTCATCGGCTTTTGAAAACCAGGACATAGATGTTGAAGCAGGTTTAACAACACATATCAATCTCAGCAGAGGAAATGGCAGATAG